In the genome of Longimicrobium sp., the window GTGCGCGCTCGCCATGGGTGAATAGATAAGTTCGTGCTTATGGATTGTCAAGGATCGCGTTCGGCGACCAAACGCCAGCAGGGCCGGCGGAGGAAGCTCCGTCGGCCCTGCTGAAATCGCGTCAGATGGATGACCCTCAGGCGGACGCCATCACGTCCGGTTCCACCAGCGCGCGGGGAGCGGGGTCGGGGTGCGGCCGGCCGAAGAGATAGCCCTGCAGCAGGTCTGCCCCCAGCTCCGTCATCAGCCGCCACTCGTCGTGCGTTTCCACGCCCTCGGCCAGGGCCAGCTTGCCATTGTCCTGGGCCAGCTTTACCAGCGAGGCGCACACGTCGCGGTGGAAGGCCGATTCGGGCGCGCGCGACACGAGTTCCCGGTCGATCTTGATGAGGTCGGGGCTCAGGTCGGCCATCATCGCCAGGCCGCTGTACCCGCTGCCGACGTCGTCCAGCGCCACCTTGAACCCCTTCTCGCGGTAGTACGCCAGCAGCGTGCGCAGCTGCGTGGGGTCCACCCGTTCCGTCTCTACCACCTCGAAGATGATGTTGCCCGGCTGCAGCCCCGCCTGCGCGGCGGCGCGCACGGTGGTGCGCAGGCAGAACTCGGGTTTGTAGATGGAGGTCGGGAGGAAGTTGATGAGCACGTGGCAGTCGGTCGGCAGCCCCGCCGCGCCGGCGCGCCGCAG includes:
- a CDS encoding EAL domain-containing protein, with amino-acid sequence MICECRTDARSLVVLAPGLDRYPELTEFASGDDWVVHPALGGVRVEVGSGSRWSGIAQVAAFLRTELDFDRFGELRAAWARRGVALEEQLVTLLHAGRLSDMVPADSSPLPAMLAEGRIESWFQPIFRAGSLDLWGYECLMRGRGEDGGIVSPFTLLQWAQQEQLTFMLDRQVRELHLRRAGAAGLPTDCHVLINFLPTSIYKPEFCLRTTVRAAAQAGLQPGNIIFEVVETERVDPTQLRTLLAYYREKGFKVALDDVGSGYSGLAMMADLSPDLIKIDRELVSRAPESAFHRDVCASLVKLAQDNGKLALAEGVETHDEWRLMTELGADLLQGYLFGRPHPDPAPRALVEPDVMASA